ACCGGCTACGATCAGATCGTGGAGGCGTGCAATCGCATCGAACGCTTCGTCAACAACTGCAAGTAATTTAAGTTAACCACAAAACGCTTAGAATTCACAAAATGAATACGAGAGTCGCGAACATCCCGTTTGTGGCTTTTGTACGTTTTGTGGTTTAATCAATTTCCAAATATGAACTTCACAGTGGCAATCGTAGGCCGACCAAATGTCGGCAAGAGCCGCCTTTTCAATCGATTGGCGGGCAAGCGCATTTCTATCGTTCACGATATGCCAGGGGTGACGCGCGACGTCATCACCCGCGATCTGGATGATGGCTACACGTTGATGGATACCGGAGGTATGGGGCTTGTCGAAGGTATGAGCGACACTCCCGGTAAGATCGTCAATGCGGTAGAAGGCCAGATCGACTTTTCTATCGACGCAGCCGATCTGGTGCTCTTCGTCGTTGATGGGCGCGAAGGTTTGATGGCTTTGGATAAGCAGATGGCCGAGCGTTTGCGGCGTGGCGACAAGCGAGTGATTCTCGTCGTCAACAAGGTCGATACGGAAACGACTGCCATCAAGGACAAGGAGTTCTACCGCTACGGATTTGGAGAGCCGCATCTTGTATCCGCCGAACACGGACGAGGTATGAGCACTTTGCGAAAAGCGGTCTTGAAGTTGCGTGACGAGATTGTCGGTCCGCCTCAGGAGCCGGAAGACGATGGGAAAAAGGTGCTGAAGGTTTGCTTCATTGGCCGCCCAAATGTCGGAAAGTCCTCCTTGAGCAATTGTCTGGTCCAGTCGGATCGTTTCATCGTGAGCGACGTGCCCGGCACTACTCGCGACTCCATCGAGATGCCTTTCGTTTGGAAGTCGAAGCGTGGGGAAGATTGGCACTTCATGCTCACCGATACCGCTGGGATTCGAAAGCAGACCAAGCTCAACTCCTCAGTCGAATACTTCTCCCGCGTTCGCTCGCTGGACGCGATTCGCGACGTGGACGTGGTATTCATGGTCATCGACGCCAAAGAAGGTCCGACCAATCAGGACAAGGCGATTGCCGGCGAAGCGACCAAGGCGAACAAGCCAGTTGTCATCGTGGTCAACAAGTGGGACCTGGCACTGAAGGCTTGGGAAGACGAGGAGATCGACGGATTCGACTCGGAAGCGAAATTCCGTGAAGCCTTCGAAAAGGGGATTCACCGTGAGCTGTTCTTCGTGCCCGGTTCTCCGGTACGTTTCGTATCCGCGAAGGAAGGCATCGATGTAGAGAAGATTCTTCTCTCCGCTCGCCAGCTCAACAAACGTCAGGGCCGCAAGATTCCGACCGGACGTTTGAACAACAAGCTCTACAAGATGGCCGAGCGTTTGCCTGCTCCGAAAAAGGACGGCCGCCGCTTCCGCATCTATTACGCGGTGCACACCGGAAACTATCCATACCGTTTCAAGATCTTCTGTAATCAGGCCAAGAAGCTGGGCGACTCCTACAAGCGCTTCCTGCTGAAGGGGCTGGTCGAAGAATTCGAGCTCGATGGCTGCCCGATGGTATTTGATCTGGTGAACAAGAAGAACCCGTACATCCAAGAGGAGGATTAGGATCCCGCGGCGCGTTTGCCGCCTGTATTGTTATGGCGTTTCGAATGATTTTCATGGGCTCGGACCCAATCGCTTTGCCCGGACTGGAAGCTGTGGTATCTGGTCGCTGTGGTGAAATCGAACTGGTCGCGGTCTATACCCAACCAGACCGGCCCAGAGGTCGCGGCAAGAAAGTCGTTCCCAACGAGATAAAGACTTGGGCCTTAGAACGTGACTTGCCTGTCTACCAACCTGAGAAGATGGGTAAGGCTGAGCGTTTGGAAAT
This DNA window, taken from Pelagicoccus albus, encodes the following:
- the der gene encoding ribosome biogenesis GTPase Der, encoding MNFTVAIVGRPNVGKSRLFNRLAGKRISIVHDMPGVTRDVITRDLDDGYTLMDTGGMGLVEGMSDTPGKIVNAVEGQIDFSIDAADLVLFVVDGREGLMALDKQMAERLRRGDKRVILVVNKVDTETTAIKDKEFYRYGFGEPHLVSAEHGRGMSTLRKAVLKLRDEIVGPPQEPEDDGKKVLKVCFIGRPNVGKSSLSNCLVQSDRFIVSDVPGTTRDSIEMPFVWKSKRGEDWHFMLTDTAGIRKQTKLNSSVEYFSRVRSLDAIRDVDVVFMVIDAKEGPTNQDKAIAGEATKANKPVVIVVNKWDLALKAWEDEEIDGFDSEAKFREAFEKGIHRELFFVPGSPVRFVSAKEGIDVEKILLSARQLNKRQGRKIPTGRLNNKLYKMAERLPAPKKDGRRFRIYYAVHTGNYPYRFKIFCNQAKKLGDSYKRFLLKGLVEEFELDGCPMVFDLVNKKNPYIQEED